In one Bacteroidota bacterium genomic region, the following are encoded:
- a CDS encoding endonuclease/exonuclease/phosphatase family protein, whose product MKTSLLCLAAFFVVATALPLIREPYWWIRMFDFPRAQLAVLGVVTLGLMLAFYERGSWPDYAVLGLVGLCLVFQLWRIWPYTGLHPVQSAPAAMTSSDRTFRLVVSNVLMDNRDSETWLRVIRDADPDMVVAVETDAWWAEQARALEAEWPHTVLEPLENTYGMLVYSRWPLSETETRYLVQDDVPSMWGRVELPSGDRVRFAFIHPRPPRPDIQQDSEARDAELVLVARELEGENGPVVVAGDLNDVAWSYTTRLFQRISGLLDPRIGRGLYATFHADYPVMRWPLDHVFHSEDLQVIRIERLAHVGSDHFPIMIDLAYEPERSDEQAAPEADAEDQDAAEEILDKARE is encoded by the coding sequence ATGAAGACCAGCCTCCTCTGCCTCGCGGCGTTCTTCGTCGTCGCCACCGCGCTGCCACTGATCCGCGAGCCGTACTGGTGGATTCGGATGTTCGACTTTCCCCGCGCCCAACTCGCGGTGCTCGGCGTGGTCACGCTCGGGCTGATGCTAGCGTTTTACGAGCGGGGGAGCTGGCCCGACTATGCGGTCCTCGGGCTGGTCGGGCTCTGCCTCGTCTTTCAACTCTGGCGCATCTGGCCGTACACGGGCCTCCACCCGGTGCAGTCTGCACCCGCAGCGATGACGAGTAGCGACCGGACCTTCCGGCTCGTCGTCTCGAACGTGCTGATGGACAACCGCGACAGCGAGACGTGGCTCCGGGTGATCCGCGACGCGGACCCCGACATGGTGGTGGCCGTCGAGACCGACGCGTGGTGGGCCGAGCAGGCGCGGGCGCTCGAAGCGGAGTGGCCGCACACCGTGCTGGAGCCACTGGAGAACACCTACGGGATGCTGGTCTACTCGCGCTGGCCGCTCTCCGAGACCGAGACGCGCTACCTCGTCCAGGACGACGTGCCCTCGATGTGGGGCCGGGTCGAGTTGCCGAGCGGCGACCGGGTGCGGTTCGCGTTCATCCACCCGCGCCCGCCGCGCCCCGACATCCAGCAGGACTCCGAGGCGCGCGACGCCGAACTCGTCCTCGTCGCACGCGAACTGGAGGGTGAGAACGGGCCGGTCGTCGTGGCGGGCGACCTCAACGACGTCGCGTGGAGCTACACGACGCGGCTCTTCCAGCGCATCTCCGGCCTCCTCGATCCCCGCATCGGGCGCGGGCTCTACGCGACGTTCCACGCGGACTACCCCGTGATGCGCTGGCCGCTCGACCACGTCTTCCACTCCGAGGACCTTCAGGTCATCCGGATCGAGCGCCTCGCGCACGTCGGCAGCGACCACTTCCCGATCATGATCGACCTCGCCTACGAACCGGAGCGGAGCGACGAGCAGGCGGCCCCGGAGGCCGACGCCGAAGACCAGGACGCTGCGGAGGAGATCCTGGACAAAGCCCGCGAGTGA
- the dprA gene encoding DNA-processing protein DprA codes for MDLFARTAPTDADELRALVALSLVPGVGPGRIRSLLAHFGSATEVLAAPPQALARVERVGRKTAQAIARFEGEAEVDEQFERAERIGAALVPLWDARYPSLLRQIYDPPAVLWLRGDLVPQDERAVAIVGTRRATAYGKRVAQDFAFELARRGFTVVSGLAYGIDAAAHRGALDAGGRTLAILGSGVDRIYPAKHKALAEQITGQGGVLSEFGLGASPDAPNFPRRNRIIAGLSLGTFVAEARATGGALITAWMATEQNRAVWAAPAALFSPTGTGTNQLIRKGYATLVTSVDELLEEIEGQLPKVPGAEPTTEAAPAPPVLGGAEKKLYEALTAEPVHLDTLCERAGLDASSALVYLLSLEFKGLVRQLAGKQFFRA; via the coding sequence GTGGACCTCTTCGCCCGCACCGCGCCGACCGACGCCGACGAACTGCGCGCGCTCGTCGCGCTCTCGCTCGTGCCGGGCGTGGGGCCGGGGCGCATCCGGTCGCTGCTGGCGCACTTCGGCTCGGCGACGGAGGTGCTCGCGGCCCCGCCGCAGGCGCTGGCCCGGGTGGAGCGCGTCGGGCGCAAGACAGCCCAGGCCATTGCCCGGTTCGAGGGCGAGGCCGAGGTCGACGAGCAGTTCGAACGCGCCGAGCGGATCGGGGCAGCGTTGGTCCCGCTGTGGGACGCGCGCTACCCGTCGCTCCTCCGGCAGATTTACGACCCACCCGCCGTCCTCTGGCTGCGCGGCGACCTGGTACCCCAAGACGAGCGCGCTGTCGCCATCGTCGGGACGCGGCGGGCGACGGCCTACGGCAAGCGCGTCGCGCAGGACTTCGCCTTCGAACTCGCGCGGCGCGGGTTCACCGTCGTCAGCGGCCTCGCCTACGGGATCGACGCGGCGGCGCACCGGGGGGCGCTCGACGCCGGGGGCCGGACGCTCGCCATCCTCGGCTCCGGCGTGGACCGCATCTACCCGGCCAAGCACAAAGCCCTCGCCGAGCAGATCACGGGGCAGGGTGGTGTGCTCTCCGAGTTCGGCCTCGGAGCCTCGCCGGACGCGCCGAACTTCCCGCGCCGCAACCGGATCATCGCGGGCCTCTCGCTCGGCACGTTCGTCGCTGAGGCGCGGGCGACGGGCGGGGCGCTCATCACGGCGTGGATGGCAACGGAGCAGAACCGCGCCGTCTGGGCCGCCCCGGCCGCGCTCTTCTCGCCGACGGGCACCGGTACCAACCAACTCATCCGCAAGGGCTACGCGACGCTCGTGACGAGCGTGGACGAACTGCTCGAAGAGATCGAGGGGCAACTGCCGAAGGTGCCGGGTGCGGAGCCCACGACCGAGGCAGCGCCCGCGCCGCCGGTGCTGGGCGGAGCGGAGAAGAAACTCTACGAGGCGCTCACTGCCGAGCCGGTCCACCTCGACACGCTCTGCGAACGGGCGGGACTGGACGCGTCGTCGGCCCTGGTCTACCTGTTGTCGCTTGAGTTCAAGGGCCTCGTCCGCCAACTCGCGGGCAAGCAGTTCTTCCGCGCCTGA
- the obgE gene encoding GTPase ObgE has protein sequence MKFVDYVTISVRSGRGGPGAATFRRAKYEPKGGPDGGDGGTGGSVVLEADKNLYTLLDLRYNRHHFAGHGQPGGKAQKTGKSADDIVLRVPLGTVARDGETDALLGELMGDGDRVVLAQGGRGGLGNVHFKSATNQAPTYAQPGEPNEEREVTLELKLLADVGLVGFPNAGKSTLVSTLSAAKPKVADYPFTTLEPSLGMVYLGDHRSFVIADIPGIIEGASDGKGLGLRFLKHIERNAVLLFVVPADEDDPGAQYRTLLAEVEAFNADLLRKPRLVALSKTDLLPADMLGAFVADARSGFPDDVEMLPVSAVAQRGLDRLKEALWKRVNEGVEGRERKEENAG, from the coding sequence ATGAAATTCGTCGACTACGTCACCATCTCCGTGCGCAGCGGGCGCGGCGGGCCGGGGGCGGCCACCTTCCGCCGCGCCAAGTACGAACCGAAGGGCGGCCCCGACGGTGGCGACGGCGGGACGGGCGGCTCCGTCGTTCTCGAAGCCGACAAGAACCTCTACACGCTCCTCGACCTCCGCTACAACCGCCACCACTTCGCCGGGCACGGGCAGCCCGGCGGCAAGGCCCAGAAGACCGGCAAGAGCGCCGACGACATCGTGCTCCGCGTCCCGCTCGGGACGGTCGCGCGCGACGGCGAGACGGACGCCCTCCTCGGCGAACTAATGGGCGATGGCGACCGCGTCGTGCTCGCGCAGGGCGGGCGCGGCGGCCTCGGGAACGTCCACTTCAAGAGCGCCACGAACCAGGCCCCAACGTATGCCCAGCCCGGCGAGCCGAACGAGGAGCGCGAGGTCACGCTCGAACTCAAGCTCCTCGCCGACGTCGGCCTCGTCGGGTTTCCGAACGCGGGCAAGAGTACGCTCGTCTCGACCCTCTCGGCGGCCAAGCCGAAGGTGGCCGACTACCCGTTCACGACGCTGGAGCCGAGCCTCGGGATGGTCTACCTCGGCGACCACCGCTCGTTCGTCATAGCCGACATCCCTGGCATCATCGAGGGCGCGAGCGACGGCAAGGGCCTCGGCCTCCGGTTCCTCAAGCACATCGAGCGCAACGCGGTTCTCCTCTTCGTCGTCCCCGCCGACGAAGACGACCCCGGCGCGCAGTACCGCACCCTCCTCGCCGAGGTTGAGGCGTTCAACGCCGACCTGCTCCGCAAGCCCCGCCTCGTCGCGCTCTCCAAGACTGACCTCCTCCCGGCCGATATGTTGGGCGCCTTCGTCGCCGACGCCCGCAGCGGCTTCCCGGACGACGTAGAGATGCTGCCCGTCTCCGCCGTCGCGCAGCGCGGACTGGACCGGCTGAAGGAGGCGCTTTGGAAGAGGGTGAACGAGGGCGTGGAAGGCAGGGAGAGAAAGGAGGAGAACGCCGGCTGA
- the rnhA gene encoding ribonuclease HI, whose protein sequence is MKDVVLYTDGACSGNPGPGGWGVLLQSGPHEKTLKGAEPETTNNRMELVAVIEGLRALREPCRVAVHTDSAYIVNAFAEGWIDGWQRRGWKTAGKKPVKNRDLWEDLLRLKANHEVEFVKVKGHADDERNNYVDGVAVGAIDDLRIELGLDR, encoded by the coding sequence TTGAAAGACGTAGTCCTCTACACCGACGGCGCGTGCTCCGGCAACCCCGGGCCCGGCGGCTGGGGCGTCCTCCTCCAGTCTGGCCCGCACGAGAAGACCCTCAAAGGTGCCGAGCCAGAGACGACCAACAACCGGATGGAACTGGTGGCGGTAATCGAGGGGCTGCGGGCGCTGAGGGAGCCCTGCCGCGTCGCCGTCCACACCGACAGCGCCTACATCGTCAACGCCTTCGCCGAGGGGTGGATCGACGGCTGGCAGCGGCGCGGCTGGAAGACCGCCGGCAAGAAGCCCGTCAAGAACCGCGACCTCTGGGAAGACCTCCTCCGGCTTAAAGCGAACCACGAGGTCGAGTTCGTCAAGGTCAAGGGCCACGCCGACGACGAGCGCAACAACTACGTCGACGGCGTCGCCGTCGGTGCCATCGACGACCTGCGGATCGAGCTAGGGCTGGACCGGTAG